From a single Miscanthus floridulus cultivar M001 chromosome 8, ASM1932011v1, whole genome shotgun sequence genomic region:
- the LOC136472093 gene encoding uncharacterized protein isoform X2 — protein sequence MAGRYDSDNGEDEQDRHPRKAGDGEAAAESSKAWNNIALVDAPAGVVVPDGEFLGPPQFAAVKNTAGLMRIAAGTGSQDGNKEILVLYRYTRFSRTWSGRRGVEACRRTRLHWLRFAVPAAGDMESALAWARSSLGPLIYPGLFRRELGDLWSSLAAPAVINAKAIPPQSTHLQVVVDVGILRQEDYTAERMEHVRGALEATVGEAWPEYYHVSMELHLPEPVLREEGGDDGARPAKRAS from the exons ATGGCGGGGCGATACGACAGCGATAACGGCGAAGACGAGCAAGATCGTCATCCGCGCAAGGCCGGTGACGGAGAGGCAGCCGCGGAGAGCAGCAAGGCGTGGAACAACATCGCGCTTGTCGACGCGCCGGCCGGGGTCGTCGTGCCCGATGGGGAGTTCCTTGGGCCACCACAGTTCGCCGCCGTCAAGAACACCGCGGGATTGATGCGGATCGCGGCTGGGACCGGGAGCCAAGATGGGAATAAGGAGATCCTCGTGTTGTACCGCTACACCCGGTTCTCGAGGACATGGAGCGGGCGCCGCGGCGTGGAGGCGTGCAGGAGGACGAGGCTGCACTGGCTGCGGTTCGCCGTCCCGGCCGCCGGGGACATGGAGAGCGCTCTGGCGTGGGCCCGTTCGTCTCTTGGCCCACTGATCTACCCTGGCCTCTTCCGCCGGGAACTCGGGGACCTGTGGTCGAGCCTGGCGGCGCCGGCGGTCATCAACGCCAAGGCCATCCCGCCGCAATCCACGCACCTCCAGGTGGTCGTCGACGTGGGCATCCTTCGGCAGGAGGACTACACGGCAGAGCGCATGGAGCACGTGCGCGGCGCGCTGGAGGCCACCGTGGGCGAGGCGTGGCCCGAGTACTACCACGTCAGCATGGAACTGCACCTTCCGGAGCCGGTGCTGCGCGAGGAGGGCGGGGACGACGGCGCGCGGCCGGCGAAGCGg gcgtcttag
- the LOC136472093 gene encoding uncharacterized protein isoform X1, which produces MAGRYDSDNGEDEQDRHPRKAGDGEAAAESSKAWNNIALVDAPAGVVVPDGEFLGPPQFAAVKNTAGLMRIAAGTGSQDGNKEILVLYRYTRFSRTWSGRRGVEACRRTRLHWLRFAVPAAGDMESALAWARSSLGPLIYPGLFRRELGDLWSSLAAPAVINAKAIPPQSTHLQVVVDVGILRQEDYTAERMEHVRGALEATVGEAWPEYYHVSMELHLPEPVLREEGGDDGARPAKRTIFRRLST; this is translated from the exons ATGGCGGGGCGATACGACAGCGATAACGGCGAAGACGAGCAAGATCGTCATCCGCGCAAGGCCGGTGACGGAGAGGCAGCCGCGGAGAGCAGCAAGGCGTGGAACAACATCGCGCTTGTCGACGCGCCGGCCGGGGTCGTCGTGCCCGATGGGGAGTTCCTTGGGCCACCACAGTTCGCCGCCGTCAAGAACACCGCGGGATTGATGCGGATCGCGGCTGGGACCGGGAGCCAAGATGGGAATAAGGAGATCCTCGTGTTGTACCGCTACACCCGGTTCTCGAGGACATGGAGCGGGCGCCGCGGCGTGGAGGCGTGCAGGAGGACGAGGCTGCACTGGCTGCGGTTCGCCGTCCCGGCCGCCGGGGACATGGAGAGCGCTCTGGCGTGGGCCCGTTCGTCTCTTGGCCCACTGATCTACCCTGGCCTCTTCCGCCGGGAACTCGGGGACCTGTGGTCGAGCCTGGCGGCGCCGGCGGTCATCAACGCCAAGGCCATCCCGCCGCAATCCACGCACCTCCAGGTGGTCGTCGACGTGGGCATCCTTCGGCAGGAGGACTACACGGCAGAGCGCATGGAGCACGTGCGCGGCGCGCTGGAGGCCACCGTGGGCGAGGCGTGGCCCGAGTACTACCACGTCAGCATGGAACTGCACCTTCCGGAGCCGGTGCTGCGCGAGGAGGGCGGGGACGACGGCGCGCGGCCGGCGAAGCGg accatttttaggcgtcttagcacatga